TCAATTGCGTGCTTGATTCGTAAGACTTTCGCAGGGAACGAGTCAATGAATGGTCTAGTACTTACACGCTGATTCGTAAGATGCTGAAAACCAAGGCTTTGTCtggattgtgatttttcatagaaaaattttatattttttgtaaatatatttttcaatcacctttttatctcacatatatcaaattgtacagtatatttttctataaaaatttccaaatacCAAGCTTGTTAGGTAACTATCCTGGTACAATGTAATAAGTCTGAGTTGTGTTTTTCATGGTACTAAAGAAGCATTAGATATTTACATACTGTGCCTCTTTTATATCTAGTCCAAGCAAATTAAATGGACAGCTATTAAGCTTTTGTCATGTTTAATGGTCCCTTTCTTTGATTACACTATGAagtccattcttcttttcttaGCTCCTTAGACACATGATGAGCTTACAGAAAATCGTTATCAAgctaattttgaaatttgatggAATATATAAATGAAATGAACAATTAATTTCTAGCAATAAAGAATTTCAAAGATTCATTGAGTTCTTCAAATGAGTCGTTTTGGAGTAAATAACTAGATAGTTTCAATCTTTGGGCATTTGATGGGTGAAGCTAGTGTGCTCTGGGCTATCATTGCTCTTATTCAGCTGTATGATGGGACGATTTCCAGAATGATTAGTGcaacaatttcatttttctctcaGAAAAGATGTTTATGAATAAGTGCTATTGATGAATCCTTTCACAAGGCACACAGAATCTAGAAAATAGATAATAGGAGAAAAGAACAGACTTACAATATTAAAACATTGCATATTTGAGATGCCACACTAATAAAGAGTACAAGGCGTTCTGGTGGgtagaaagataataaaaatagaacagaTACGTTAGAAAATGCactcaacaaaataattacGGGAGTCGaagctcttttcttcttctttttttttgtttctaaatTTACAAAATCAGAAAGATAAGCATCTTAATTACCGACCACTGGAGAGAATGGAGTCTACTACAGAATGTGAGAAAGATTTGTCAGTGGAAGTTGCAAGTGACGATGTAATTTCTTCAAAGTCAGGATGGGCGAAGCCAAGGCCAACAGCAGAAACGCCCACGGCTAGAGATGATAAATCTGGCAAGGCTACTGATCCCTCCAAGTACAACAGAACTTGTCTCGTACTTGGCCTAAACGTTGGTTCTGAATGAGAGCATAACAAGCCCAGTTTCAACACCAATTCCGCTTCCTCTTTGCTCATTACCCAAATTATGATCAACTGCCTGGAGTATACAACCTGCTTTCCAGCACGAAAATACCCAATCAACCAAAATTATATTCTCTTCTGGTTCTGTTCAGTGCTCATTGTGGCCATCCCAGTCCTATTATGCTCAGGGGCAAGGTAGCCAAGAGACCCTGCTACATGGGTGCTTTGAGGAAGAGTTCCATGATCATATAGCCTTGCCAGGCCGAAATCTCCTAATCTTCCATTCAGTTCACCATCTAACAATACATTACTGGCTTTTACATCTCGGTGGATCACTACTTCTCCCATTCTTCGTGTAGATAGTGTAATCCTAATGCTACACCTTTGATGACTCGAAATCTTTGGCTCCAGTTGAGGATGTACTTTGGTTGGTTGTACAGAAACTTGTCTAGACTACCATTGGGCATGAACTCGTATACCAAAAGTAACTCTCCTTTACACCGACAATAACCCAAGAGCGGTACTAAATTTCTATGCCGTAAGCGCCCAATACTGACGATTTCTGCAATAAAACCTCTCATTCCCTGTCTTGCTTGATGAGAGACCTTCTTGACAGCAACCTCAGACATGTTTGTCTGCAAAACGCCTTTGTAGACCTGGCCAAATCCGCCTTCCCCTAACAGCTGTTTTTCTGTAAACCCCTTGGTGGCAATGTATATATCTTTGTACTTGAACCTGTGAGGTCCATAGGCAAGCTCCCATTCTTCCAGCACTTCTGCAAATTTCCACTTCCTCCTTAAATAATAAGCTACCCCAAAAGCTACAATCAACAGCAAAAGCATGGAAAGCAGGGGCAATCCCACAGTGAAAAATCTAGAAACTTTCTAAGGTCCCAACCGAGGTAGCTTGGGGAGCCGAGAGAGATCAAGCGGTTGCACATCACCATTCATCTTGAAGCTCCATCCAAGTACAAAATATGCTATCCCTATGTCGATTGGACTAGTGGATGCAGAAAAGCCAACATACATTGTTTGCTGTAAAATTGGCGACAGATCACATGACAAAGACAAAAGAGGAGTATTTGGTTTAGCAGCTGCTATTGGAGCTAATGTAACATCGATTCTCCCATCCACCCCATCGTATTCCACCCAAACTTGCATCCGTTTACCGCTGCTAAGATTTAAGTTGTCAAATGAATTCTTGTTATTATCTTGGTGACTTGCTGGCCGGGATACAGTGGAGTTCAAAGAGTTAATATCAATACCAACATGGTTGTCATTGATATCTCCAAATTCTTTGTTTTGGTGATTATCAAGCTCCACTGCAAAAACGTGATTTGTTCGATTTCCATTAGTGCTTTCGTTGAAGAGGCCTAGGAACTTTGTGGAAGGCCCTCCTGGAAGGTCTCTTGTTGGTGCAATCACGAAAGCCATTCCCGCACCAGGTATGCCTGGGACATCAGGTACCATGGCAAACACAAATTGGGTGGAAAAGGAGAAAGCTGGACTATTAGATGTGCTCTTGAAATTGATGGGATTAGGATAGAAGGCATGCCCCGTCTGCAATCTGGTGGTGTTGGTTATTTGTAGGAGGCCATTGTTGGTGATTTTGGCTAATCCATCCAGACTTAGGTTTGATCGTTGAAATCCTTGATAGATGAACCCAACATGGTCAGAAGCTGCTGCCATGTGAACTAGAAAATAGGCTAAGATTGCTGTTACAAGTCTGAATGGCATGGCTGTGACTCGGATGCCAATTGCTAAATCCTTCTTGATTTTGCAGCCTATATCTTACGATCTAGCGTTGCAATCTTTTCACACACCATATTGAACATAGAGTATGAATAGACTTTAGTTTTCAAGAAAGTGAAGTTTGGGATGGGACACTCAAAAAAAACTTGTGATTCCTTTTCCGCCACAGTTCTCTGACTCTCCCGTTTTGTCGTTGATATGATACAAGTCCCTCAGTGCCCCGGTTTTATAACCATGCGGAACTATTCAATGTTTGTCAGTTTGTGAGtattagtttctcttttctttgtGAAAATTAAGGTTTCAAAACTACTGCATTAGATAGTTCTGAATTTGGTAAAAGCATTATGTTATGTGAATCTTTCTCAAATCCCTACAAATATGTTATTTTAAAAGggctaattgcagaaacctcccctgaggtttctgacatttgcactgaccttccctgtggtttgaaaaattacaccgacctcccctgaggttactaatcctttgcaaattcagtccaaacgattaaaatattgttttagggagtgaaattagaatttttttagCAAATTTGTCTTTTATACTatatgtccaatgaatgacaaagtactacaaatcaattaagaattaataaactttaaggagtatagtttataagcaaatacacattacctatttaaagtaccggctctttatgggtattttactttcaaacatttaatttaatacaaatatttacgctcaaatacagatttatatttactttcaaatatttaatttttgttaaatacaaaaactaccaatctctcttccgtaaaaatattaatataacatttttttaattttagttataaacatttatgtatttaacataaattaaatgattcagcataaaatgcccataaagagccaatactttactcatgtaatagatgaaagccataaagaattaatactttatgagccattttttttaatatttaatttatattaaataaataacctactgatttcctttttgcaagaatgttactgtaacactttttcaattttacttacatacattgatatatttatcataaattaaatatttgaaagtaaaatacccgtaaaaaatcggtactttaaatgagtaatgcgtgtttgtccataaagagccggtaactatttaaagtaccggttctttacgggtattttactttcaaacatttaatttaatacaaatatttacgctcaaatatagatttgtatttactttcaaatatttaatttttgttaaatacaaaacctaccaatctctcttccgtaaaaatattaatataatacttttcaattttaattacaaatatttatatatttaacataaattaaatgaataaaatgcacataaagagcgaatactttactcatgtaatggatgaaagtcataaaaaattaatactttatgggtcatttctttttaaaaaaaaatatttaatttatattaaataaataacttaCCGATTTTccttttgcaagaatattactgtaatactttttgaattttacttacaaatattgatatatttatcacaaattaaatatttgaaaataaaatacccGTAAAGAGTCGGTATTTTAAATGAGTAATGCATGTTTGCTCATAAATTATActctttaaagtttattaaattttaattgatttatagtacttcgtcattcattggacatgtatcACAAAGAGCAAATCTGataaaaaattctaatttcactccctaaaataatattttaatcgtttggactgaatttgcaaaggattagtaacttCAAGGGAGgacagtgtaatttttcaaaccataagggaggtcagtgcaaatgtcagaaacctcaggggagatttctgcaattatcccattTTAAAATTGACAGCAGGAATCAGATAAACATAACAAAGCCAAACGACAAAACGATGCATAAATACTGTAAGCCCTGATCATGCAAGTCGCTCTTGTACTGAGATTAAATTGTTGTCCACATCCTCAACCGAAGGTTCGTAAATATGTGTGAACACCCTTTTATAGTAGTTCAATACGAAAACAGGGCATTGTTGCTTAGAAACAATTGTAGAGAAATTTGTGCTAAAGCCTAACAGTGAACTTTACTTGTCATGCATAATCTTGATATATGACAATCCATTTATGTTGACGAAAATGCTGGGTTGAAACTCTTTTCTAGGAATGAGGCAGGAAAAATCGCAAAAGTTGAGCTTCCAAACCACCTCGTCAAAGCTCATAACTATCTATAAAtatattctcaaaaaaaaaattgtgattaTTATCTGAAATGTTAGCGCAATTTGACTTTTCATTCCAAATTTAACCTTTGATAAATATAATATGGTATTTTTTGCCATcattttttgaccaattgcagtGTGTAAATGGATGAATGTTATATTTGATAGTTTACTCTTTATTACCGtgttttctaaaaaaattatgtttatatattgtaatttttttaacatttcaTATATCATTTCATATACTCTCTCCGTTccattttgatagtcctgtttattttttcacacagtttaagaaaaagtagttaactttgttggaaaagtaaatttaaattgttattttcctaaaataccctcacattaaatatggtacaactttatgggaacttgaattgatggtaaaaaaagaatcaactctcattaaatggggtaggtttatagtaacaacaacttacattgaataagggtattttaggaaaattaaaatacaactacattcttcaattggaaagtggactacaatttgggacagatgaaaaaggaatacaggactatcaaagtgggacggagggagtatattgTAGTTTTAATATTTCAtatatcattaaatcattgtTCCGAAAACTGTACCTACCATCTTCCGAATTCTTTTATCCATGTCAAGTGTAGATAATTTAAGCAACTCTGTATAAATATTGAATAATTAAATTAGACTACAAGCAATTTCCAGGATAATTAATCAATAGACTGTGAGGGGGTCGTTCATTTTCCTAAATCATTTAAGAGTACTGAATTTGAGCATGCATTAAAAGCATCCTGCTACATATCTGTGGTTTCCTCGTCACTAAAGTATCACTTCCTACGTGGACATCAAACCTTAATTTATTGTAAAACCTTAATTGAAGTTGTGTGGAAATATCAAACTTCAATTGAGGTTGTATAGGAAGTATTTAAGGAAATATTGGAATGAATAGTTCAAACTTTATAAGTTTTATTAATATAATACTTATTTAACATGATAGTTGTCGCATCAGTGCTCCATCAAAATGAGAAAACTATAGTACACTATGGCAGTGTAGTGCGCGTGGGCGATTTATGAGAAGACCTGCTGGCAGTGGAGGACAAGAATGAATGGTCGTGAGGATAGGAATGGGTGGAAAAACATCACGTATTCTAGAAGGATGGTGACGTCGTGGTGGAGCATGGAGAAGGGGTGGCGGCGTA
This Coffea arabica cultivar ET-39 chromosome 3e, Coffea Arabica ET-39 HiFi, whole genome shotgun sequence DNA region includes the following protein-coding sequences:
- the LOC113737629 gene encoding L-type lectin-domain containing receptor kinase IV.1-like, producing MAAASDHVGFIYQGFQRSNLSLDGLAKITNNGLLQITNTTRLQTGHAFYPNPINFKSTSNSPAFSFSTQFVFAMVPDVPGIPGAGMAFVIAPTRDLPGGPSTKFLGLFNESTNGNRTNHVFAVELDNHQNKEFGDINDNHVGIDINSLNSTVSRPASHQDNNKNSFDNLNLSSGKRMQVWVEYDGVDGRIDVTLAPIAAAKPNTPLLSLSCDLSPILQQTMYVGFSASTSPIDIGIAYFVLGWSFKMNAFGVAYYLRRKWKFAEVLEEWELAYGPHRFKYKDIYIATKGFTEKQLLGEGGFGQVYKGVLQTNMSEVAVKKVSHQARQGMRGFIAEIVSIGRLRHRNLVPLLGYCRCKGELLLVYEFMPNGSLDKFLYNQPKYILNWSQRFRVIKEPTFRPSTRQVLLYLEGSVALPDLSSLAVGVSAVGLGFAHPDFEEITSSLATSTDKSFSHSVVDSILSSGR